From a region of the Falco peregrinus isolate bFalPer1 chromosome 5, bFalPer1.pri, whole genome shotgun sequence genome:
- the PGPEP1 gene encoding pyroglutamyl-peptidase 1 isoform X1, giving the protein MQCPAPASRWPLPVPADPGPGFGPFGEHAVNASWIAVQELEKLGLRDDVDLHVYEVPVEYQTVQSLIPELWKKHSPQLVVHVGVSGMATTVTLEKCGHNVGYKGLDNCRFCPGSQCCVEGGPECIDSIIDMDTVCKRVSALGLDVTVTISKDAGRYLCDFTYYTSLYQSHGRSAFVHVPPLGKPYSAEQLGRALQAIIEEMLDVLEHSKDEINCQHEH; this is encoded by the exons ATGCAGTGCCCTGCGCCGGCTTCCCGGTGGCCCCTCCCGGTACCCGCGGATCCAGGCCCTG GGTTTGGTCCGTTTGGAGAGCATGCTGTTAACGCCAGCTGGATTGCAGTTCAG GAGCTGGAGAAGCTAGGGTTGCGAGATGATGTGGATCTGCACGTCTATGAAGTCCCAGTTGAATACCAGACAGTGCAAAGTCTCATTCCTGAATTATGGAAAAAGCACAGTCCCCAA TTGGTGGTTCATGTGGGTGTTTCGGGTATGGCTACGACTGTAACTCTGGAGAAGTGCGGCCATAATGTAGGTTATAAAGGCTTAGACAACTGCCGTTTCTGCCCAGGCTCTCAGTGTTGCGTAGAAGGTGGCCCCGAATGCATCGATTCCATTATTGACATGGACACGGTTTGCAAGAGAGTCTCAGCACTGGGGCTGGATGTCACGGTCACTATATCTAAGGATGCCGGCAG ATACCTCTGTGACTTCACTTACTACACTTCCTTATATCAGAGCCACGGGAGGTCAGCTTTTGTTCACGTGCCTCCGCTGGGAAAACCATATAGCGCAGAACAGCTGGGTCGAGCACTACAGGCTATAATAGAAGAAATGCTGGATGTTTTAGAGCATTCtaaagatgaaata
- the PGPEP1 gene encoding pyroglutamyl-peptidase 1 isoform X4 produces MATTVTLEKCGHNVGYKGLDNCRFCPGSQCCVEGGPECIDSIIDMDTVCKRVSALGLDVTVTISKDAGRYLCDFTYYTSLYQSHGRSAFVHVPPLGKPYSAEQLGRALQAIIEEMLDVLEHSKDEINCQHEH; encoded by the exons ATGGCTACGACTGTAACTCTGGAGAAGTGCGGCCATAATGTAGGTTATAAAGGCTTAGACAACTGCCGTTTCTGCCCAGGCTCTCAGTGTTGCGTAGAAGGTGGCCCCGAATGCATCGATTCCATTATTGACATGGACACGGTTTGCAAGAGAGTCTCAGCACTGGGGCTGGATGTCACGGTCACTATATCTAAGGATGCCGGCAG ATACCTCTGTGACTTCACTTACTACACTTCCTTATATCAGAGCCACGGGAGGTCAGCTTTTGTTCACGTGCCTCCGCTGGGAAAACCATATAGCGCAGAACAGCTGGGTCGAGCACTACAGGCTATAATAGAAGAAATGCTGGATGTTTTAGAGCATTCtaaagatgaaata
- the PGPEP1 gene encoding pyroglutamyl-peptidase 1 isoform X3, producing MEKPRRAVVVTGFGPFGEHAVNASWIAVQELEKLGLRDDVDLHVYEVPVEYQTVQSLIPELWKKHSPQLVVHVGVSGMATTVTLEKCGHNVGYKGLDNCRFCPGSQCCVEGGPECIDSIIDMDTVCKRVSALGLDVTVTISKDAGRYLCDFTYYTSLYQSHGRSAFVHVPPLGKPYSAEQLGRALQAIIEEMLDVLEHSKDEINCQHEH from the exons ATGGAGAAACCGCGGCGGGCGGTGGTGGTGACGG GGTTTGGTCCGTTTGGAGAGCATGCTGTTAACGCCAGCTGGATTGCAGTTCAG GAGCTGGAGAAGCTAGGGTTGCGAGATGATGTGGATCTGCACGTCTATGAAGTCCCAGTTGAATACCAGACAGTGCAAAGTCTCATTCCTGAATTATGGAAAAAGCACAGTCCCCAA TTGGTGGTTCATGTGGGTGTTTCGGGTATGGCTACGACTGTAACTCTGGAGAAGTGCGGCCATAATGTAGGTTATAAAGGCTTAGACAACTGCCGTTTCTGCCCAGGCTCTCAGTGTTGCGTAGAAGGTGGCCCCGAATGCATCGATTCCATTATTGACATGGACACGGTTTGCAAGAGAGTCTCAGCACTGGGGCTGGATGTCACGGTCACTATATCTAAGGATGCCGGCAG ATACCTCTGTGACTTCACTTACTACACTTCCTTATATCAGAGCCACGGGAGGTCAGCTTTTGTTCACGTGCCTCCGCTGGGAAAACCATATAGCGCAGAACAGCTGGGTCGAGCACTACAGGCTATAATAGAAGAAATGCTGGATGTTTTAGAGCATTCtaaagatgaaata
- the LSM4 gene encoding U6 snRNA-associated Sm-like protein LSm4 has product MLPLSLLKTAQNHPMLVELKNGETYNGHLVSCDNWMNINLREVICTSRDGDKFWRMPECYIRGSTIKYLRIPDEIIDMVKEEVVSKGRGRGGMQQQKQQKGRGVGGAGRGVFGGRGRGIPGSGRGQQEKKPGRQSAKQ; this is encoded by the exons ATG CTGCCCCTGTCCCTGTTGAAGACGGCGCAGAACCACCCTATG CTGGTGGAGTTGAAGAACGGAGAGACGTACAACGGGCACCTGGTGAGCTGTGATAACTGGATGAACATCAACCTGCGGGAGGTCATCTGCACGTCCCGG GATGGAGACAAGTTCTGGAGGATGCCAGAGTGCTACATTCGTGGCAGCACGATTAAATACCTGCGTATCCCTGATGAAATAATTGACATGGTGAAAGAAGAGGTGGTGTCCAAGGGCAGAGGCCGTGGTGGgatgcaacagcagaagcaacagAAGGGCCGTGGTGTTGGAGGTGCTGGACGAG GTGTGTTTGGTGGCCGTGGCCGAGGAATACCAGGCAGTGGAAGAggccagcaggaaaaaaagccaggcAGACAATCGGCAAAGCAATGA
- the PGPEP1 gene encoding pyroglutamyl-peptidase 1 isoform X2, whose protein sequence is MKGPSFAGESLSGSFARGFGPFGEHAVNASWIAVQELEKLGLRDDVDLHVYEVPVEYQTVQSLIPELWKKHSPQLVVHVGVSGMATTVTLEKCGHNVGYKGLDNCRFCPGSQCCVEGGPECIDSIIDMDTVCKRVSALGLDVTVTISKDAGRYLCDFTYYTSLYQSHGRSAFVHVPPLGKPYSAEQLGRALQAIIEEMLDVLEHSKDEINCQHEH, encoded by the exons ATGAAAGGCCCCAGCTTCGCAGGCGAGAGCTTGTCAGGCTCCTTTGCCCGGG GGTTTGGTCCGTTTGGAGAGCATGCTGTTAACGCCAGCTGGATTGCAGTTCAG GAGCTGGAGAAGCTAGGGTTGCGAGATGATGTGGATCTGCACGTCTATGAAGTCCCAGTTGAATACCAGACAGTGCAAAGTCTCATTCCTGAATTATGGAAAAAGCACAGTCCCCAA TTGGTGGTTCATGTGGGTGTTTCGGGTATGGCTACGACTGTAACTCTGGAGAAGTGCGGCCATAATGTAGGTTATAAAGGCTTAGACAACTGCCGTTTCTGCCCAGGCTCTCAGTGTTGCGTAGAAGGTGGCCCCGAATGCATCGATTCCATTATTGACATGGACACGGTTTGCAAGAGAGTCTCAGCACTGGGGCTGGATGTCACGGTCACTATATCTAAGGATGCCGGCAG ATACCTCTGTGACTTCACTTACTACACTTCCTTATATCAGAGCCACGGGAGGTCAGCTTTTGTTCACGTGCCTCCGCTGGGAAAACCATATAGCGCAGAACAGCTGGGTCGAGCACTACAGGCTATAATAGAAGAAATGCTGGATGTTTTAGAGCATTCtaaagatgaaata